A single Sphingopyxis chilensis DNA region contains:
- a CDS encoding dicarboxylate/amino acid:cation symporter: MKSAWLILSALIAGMLLGIGVELVSPAAGTASLPWIEPIGLLWLNALKMTIVPLIVALLITGITATADAARAGTLAFRAVMTFLGAIFISGLMSLLMTPLLLRLFPLSTGAAEALRHGLGGTTEAGPSPTFGDFLLSLIPTNPIAAAAETAILPLIVFTTIFAFAITRLEPVQRATLSGLFKALGDAMLIVIGWVLALAPIGVFALGYALAVKAGVAAFGGLVHYVLILSGIGVCCIILGLLLAWLVVGIAPPRFLRAMVPTLAVAISTQSSLASLPAMLKSSEELGVDPKKADVVLPLAVALFRFTSPAMNLAVVVYVAWLFGIELTPWEMAIGLAVAIAAALSSVSLPGSISFVTSIAPIAVSMGVPVAPLGLLVAVETFPDIFRTIGNVIGDVAATKYAADGVENESAGETP; encoded by the coding sequence TTGAAATCCGCTTGGCTCATCCTTTCGGCGCTGATCGCCGGCATGCTCCTCGGGATCGGCGTCGAGCTGGTGTCGCCGGCGGCCGGGACCGCCTCGCTGCCCTGGATCGAACCGATCGGCCTGCTCTGGCTCAATGCGCTCAAGATGACGATCGTCCCGTTGATCGTCGCGCTGCTGATCACGGGCATCACCGCCACCGCCGATGCGGCGCGCGCAGGCACGCTGGCTTTTCGCGCGGTGATGACCTTCCTCGGCGCGATCTTTATCTCGGGATTGATGTCGCTGCTGATGACCCCGCTGCTGCTGCGGCTTTTCCCGCTGTCGACGGGCGCTGCCGAAGCCTTGCGTCACGGCCTGGGCGGCACGACCGAGGCGGGACCGTCGCCAACCTTCGGCGATTTCCTGCTCTCGCTAATCCCGACCAACCCCATCGCCGCCGCCGCCGAGACCGCGATCCTGCCGCTGATCGTCTTCACGACCATCTTCGCCTTCGCCATCACCCGCCTCGAACCCGTGCAGCGCGCGACGCTGTCGGGGCTGTTCAAGGCGCTCGGCGACGCGATGCTGATCGTCATCGGCTGGGTGCTCGCGCTCGCGCCGATCGGTGTCTTCGCGCTCGGCTATGCGCTCGCGGTCAAGGCCGGGGTCGCGGCCTTCGGCGGGCTTGTCCATTATGTGCTTATCCTTTCCGGAATCGGTGTTTGCTGCATCATCCTCGGGCTGTTGCTCGCCTGGCTCGTCGTCGGTATCGCGCCGCCGCGTTTCCTGCGCGCCATGGTGCCGACACTCGCGGTCGCGATCAGCACACAAAGCTCGCTCGCCAGCCTGCCCGCGATGCTCAAATCGTCGGAGGAACTCGGCGTCGATCCCAAGAAGGCCGACGTCGTCCTCCCGCTCGCGGTCGCCTTGTTCCGCTTCACCAGCCCCGCGATGAACCTCGCGGTCGTCGTCTATGTCGCCTGGCTGTTCGGAATCGAGCTGACGCCGTGGGAGATGGCGATCGGGCTTGCGGTCGCCATCGCCGCCGCGCTTTCTTCGGTCAGCCTGCCCGGCTCGATCAGCTTCGTCACCTCGATCGCACCGATCGCGGTGTCGATGGGGGTTCCCGTCGCGCCGTTGGGGCTGCTCGTCGCGGTCGAGACCTTTCCCGACATCTTCCGGACGATCGGCAATGTTATCGGTGACGTCGCCGCGACCAAATATGCCGCCGACGGCGTCGAAAACGAATCCGCAGGAGAAACGCCATGA
- a CDS encoding aldo/keto reductase: protein MKYRKLGHGLEVSAIGIGCMPMIKGGNILYGEAADLGESTRTIHRAIDLGVTFFDTAQIYGPFSNEELLGEAIKGKREGLVIATKFGFRFEGKQITGVDGSPANARAACESSLQRLGIDTIDLFYQHRVDPNVPIEETVGGMMALVKEGKVRHIALSEAGPETIRRAAKAAPITALQSEYSIWERDVEDEILPVCREHGIGFVPYSPLGRGFLAGAVRSRDELSESDWRRGDPRYSDENLPANLAIVDAIGAVADSHGVSKAQVALAWLLAQGDDIVPIPGTKRRATMEDSVAAAGVTLTADDLAAIAAAAPKGGTSGPRYGEQGMRMVRL from the coding sequence ATGAAATATCGCAAGCTCGGCCACGGCCTCGAAGTCTCCGCGATCGGCATCGGCTGCATGCCGATGATCAAGGGCGGCAACATCCTCTATGGCGAGGCCGCCGACCTGGGCGAATCGACGCGGACGATCCACCGCGCGATCGACCTAGGCGTCACCTTTTTCGACACCGCGCAAATCTATGGCCCCTTTTCGAACGAAGAGCTTCTCGGCGAAGCGATCAAGGGCAAGCGCGAAGGGCTCGTCATCGCGACGAAGTTCGGCTTCAGGTTCGAAGGCAAGCAAATCACCGGCGTCGACGGATCGCCCGCCAACGCCCGCGCGGCGTGCGAAAGCTCGCTCCAGCGGCTCGGCATCGACACGATCGACCTTTTCTACCAGCACCGCGTGGATCCCAATGTGCCGATCGAGGAAACGGTCGGCGGGATGATGGCGTTGGTGAAGGAAGGCAAGGTCCGCCACATCGCGCTCTCCGAAGCCGGTCCCGAAACGATCCGCCGCGCCGCCAAGGCCGCGCCGATCACCGCGCTGCAGAGTGAATATTCGATCTGGGAACGCGATGTGGAGGACGAGATCCTGCCCGTCTGCCGCGAACATGGCATCGGCTTCGTCCCTTACTCGCCGCTCGGTCGCGGCTTCCTCGCGGGCGCGGTACGCAGCCGCGACGAGCTTTCCGAAAGCGACTGGCGCCGGGGCGACCCGCGCTATTCGGACGAGAATCTCCCCGCCAATCTCGCGATCGTCGACGCGATCGGCGCGGTCGCCGACAGCCATGGCGTGTCGAAGGCGCAGGTCGCGCTCGCCTGGCTGCTCGCGCAAGGCGACGATATCGTCCCCATCCCCGGCACCAAGCGCCGGGCGACGATGGAGGACAGCGTCGCCGCCGCCGGCGTAACGCTCACCGCCGACGACCTCGCCGCGATCGCCGCCGCCGCGCCGAAAGGCGGCACAAGCGGCCCGCGCTATGGCGAGCAGGGCATGCGGATGGTACGGCTGTAG
- a CDS encoding mannose-1-phosphate guanylyltransferase, with amino-acid sequence MTLMIQPVILCGGAGTRLWPESRGTRAKQFLLLHGQRSLFRQTVERTPAGPDFLPPIVLCGDGHVAMVREQMNDREEMLLVEPMPRNTAAAIALAVARADADTLLLVMPSDHVIADVPAFHAAIAKGVRLAQQGWIVTFGITPDRPETGFGYIAAGAPLGGADEDGGFAVDRFVEKPPLEEAEAMLAAGGYSWNAGIFLFRAARMRDAMLTHCRAIFEAADKAVAAGMRDGDALYADAIEFAKAPPDSIDYAVMEKDDRVAVVPVAMGWSDLGCWHTIHALAEKDAADNAVTGDAFLHDSRGNLVRAGDKRVSILGMDNIAVIVDGDDILILPLERSQEVRAAAKARE; translated from the coding sequence ATGACGCTGATGATCCAGCCCGTTATCCTGTGCGGCGGCGCGGGCACCCGCCTGTGGCCCGAGTCGCGCGGCACGCGCGCCAAGCAGTTCCTGCTGCTCCACGGCCAGCGCAGCCTGTTCCGCCAGACGGTCGAGCGCACCCCCGCGGGTCCCGATTTCCTTCCCCCGATCGTCCTGTGCGGCGACGGCCATGTCGCTATGGTTCGCGAACAGATGAACGACCGCGAGGAGATGCTGCTCGTCGAACCGATGCCGCGCAATACCGCCGCTGCGATCGCGCTCGCCGTCGCGCGGGCGGATGCCGATACGCTGTTGCTGGTCATGCCCAGCGACCATGTCATCGCCGACGTTCCCGCCTTTCACGCCGCGATCGCCAAAGGGGTGCGCCTCGCGCAGCAGGGCTGGATCGTCACCTTCGGCATCACCCCCGACCGCCCCGAAACCGGCTTCGGCTATATCGCCGCCGGTGCGCCGCTGGGCGGCGCTGACGAAGATGGGGGCTTCGCGGTCGATCGCTTCGTCGAAAAGCCGCCGCTGGAGGAAGCCGAAGCGATGCTCGCGGCTGGCGGCTATAGCTGGAACGCCGGCATTTTTCTGTTCCGCGCTGCGCGAATGCGCGACGCGATGCTCACCCATTGCCGCGCGATCTTCGAGGCCGCCGACAAGGCGGTCGCTGCGGGGATGCGCGATGGCGACGCGCTCTATGCCGACGCCATCGAATTCGCGAAGGCGCCGCCCGACTCGATCGATTATGCCGTGATGGAAAAGGACGACCGGGTCGCGGTCGTTCCCGTCGCGATGGGCTGGTCCGACCTCGGCTGCTGGCACACGATCCACGCGCTCGCCGAAAAGGATGCGGCGGACAATGCCGTCACCGGCGACGCCTTTCTCCACGACAGCCGCGGCAACCTCGTGCGCGCGGGCGACAAGCGCGTGTCGATCCTCGGCATGGACAATATTGCGGTGATCGTCGACGGCGACGACATACTGATCCTGCCGCTCGAACGCTCGCAAGAGGTCCGTGCCGCCGCCAAGGCGCGCGAATAG
- a CDS encoding TIGR03013 family XrtA/PEP-CTERM system glycosyltransferase, whose protein sequence is MFRLFKHYVPHAVVWLALIEFFALLGSAEGAWHLYAHQAGFDAGPLASRWLPLLTFGVSNSLAMMATGMYGNEGLRSMRFATARLLAAISLGVIFLSVLGFLLPTATLWRANSLYAMIFAIAVLFVIRLALTQSAGTEAFRRRILVLGAGPRAARLAALADAPGSGLEMVGFIAMSANEKTVAGAIPRDAIANLSDHVVTLRAGEVVLALEERRNALPLNDLLRVKTTGVHVNDIASFIERETGRVDLATTNPSGLIFSDGFSAGQRISKVGKRLFDILASLIVLIVGLPLIIVAGIAVVLDSRGPVFYRQPRVGLFGEPYDIFKIRSMRTDAEAAGKAVWASENDPRITRVGRVIRKLRIDELPQIWCVLKGEMSFVGPRPERPSFVEELEKKLPYYAERHMVKPGLTGWAQINYPYGASVEDARVKLEYDLYYAKNYSPFLDLLILLQTVRVVLWPEGAR, encoded by the coding sequence ATGTTCCGGCTGTTCAAACATTATGTCCCGCACGCCGTCGTCTGGCTGGCGCTGATCGAATTTTTCGCGCTGCTCGGGTCGGCCGAGGGGGCGTGGCATCTTTATGCGCATCAGGCGGGGTTCGACGCCGGGCCGCTGGCAAGCCGCTGGCTGCCGCTCTTGACCTTCGGCGTGTCCAATTCGCTCGCGATGATGGCGACCGGAATGTACGGGAACGAGGGGCTGCGTTCGATGCGCTTCGCGACCGCGCGCCTGCTGGCCGCCATCTCGCTCGGCGTGATCTTTCTCTCGGTGCTCGGCTTCCTGTTGCCGACCGCGACGCTGTGGCGCGCGAACAGCCTCTATGCAATGATCTTCGCGATCGCGGTGCTGTTCGTCATTCGGCTGGCGCTGACCCAGTCGGCAGGCACCGAGGCCTTTCGCCGCCGCATCCTGGTGCTTGGCGCCGGGCCCCGCGCCGCGCGGCTGGCGGCGCTCGCCGACGCGCCGGGCAGCGGGCTCGAAATGGTCGGCTTCATCGCAATGAGCGCCAATGAAAAGACGGTCGCCGGCGCGATCCCGCGCGATGCGATAGCCAATCTGTCGGACCATGTCGTGACGCTGCGCGCCGGCGAAGTCGTGCTCGCGCTCGAGGAGCGCCGCAACGCGCTGCCGCTGAACGACCTTTTGCGCGTCAAGACGACGGGGGTTCATGTCAACGATATCGCGAGCTTCATCGAGCGCGAGACCGGGCGCGTCGACCTCGCGACCACGAACCCGAGCGGCCTCATCTTTTCCGACGGCTTTTCGGCGGGGCAGCGGATTTCGAAAGTCGGCAAGCGCCTGTTCGATATCCTTGCCAGCCTGATCGTGCTGATCGTGGGGCTGCCGCTGATCATCGTCGCGGGAATTGCGGTGGTGCTCGATAGCCGCGGGCCGGTCTTTTACCGCCAGCCGCGCGTCGGCCTGTTCGGCGAACCCTATGACATCTTCAAGATCCGCTCGATGCGCACCGACGCCGAAGCCGCCGGCAAGGCGGTGTGGGCGAGCGAGAATGATCCGCGGATCACGCGCGTCGGACGGGTGATCCGCAAGCTGCGTATCGACGAATTGCCCCAGATCTGGTGCGTATTGAAAGGCGAGATGAGCTTCGTCGGGCCGCGCCCCGAACGGCCGAGCTTCGTCGAGGAGCTCGAAAAGAAGCTGCCCTATTATGCCGAACGGCACATGGTGAAACCCGGCCTGACCGGCTGGGCACAGATCAACTATCCCTATGGCGCGTCGGTCGAGGATGCGCGCGTGAAGCTCGAATATGACCTTTATTACGCCAAGAATTATTCGCCCTTCCTCGATCTTCTGATCCTGCTCCAGACCGTGCGCGTCGTGCTGTGGCCGGAGGGAGCGCGCTAG
- the prsK gene encoding XrtA/PEP-CTERM system histidine kinase PrsK has product MNALAALSQILSGAALAGFSGVTLWLLMRPRARMAALMPAPRWQVLAAAATALWCAALAIFSPGSSEALAVQMIRDGAMLGWLAATFWSSRAPMPRPLRLILRMLATICLLAFLLGAAAHLRAGTAAAPWMKPTLTFTAMIVAIGGLLILDGGVRRASGGLRMPVMAVAGGFAMLWAYELNVQLIGALTGEKASTLIALLPAVALLTVPIHVVAAMDIGRERMRLSRTAATRSLILLGAATYLILIALTGAIARAVGSDYAELAQAISLVVALGAGGLMLASSRARAWLSVMISKHFFEHRYDYRAEWMRFTATLAQGDGDDDRNLYRRVAKALAQLTGSPGALLMLPAASGGFRVAEQWHWPGGVSEDASLSLRSAFMLQETQHIVDLDAERRGAPGDKAEGEDLAIPEWLIADTRAWVVVPVLHFQRMIAIAVLHRPPASRALDWEDLDVLRIAGQQAASYLAESQSQRALSEARRFDEFNRRFAFIMHDIKNLASQLSLLARNAERHADKPEFRADMTQTLKISAGRLSDLLVRLSPRERGPAAEPGRTLVEPVLNEVAAEMRPRRALFVGCQAGLSAWAEAGAIRQIVQHLVSNAIDASAPETPVQVVAVAEQGRVRIDVIDQGCGMTHAFIRDELFKPFVSTKDSGFGLGAFEALQIAQAMGGAIEVASEPGKGSNFTLWLPLADAHGEAADNARIMKAGMK; this is encoded by the coding sequence GTGAACGCGCTCGCGGCCCTGTCGCAGATCCTGTCCGGCGCGGCGCTGGCGGGCTTTTCGGGCGTCACGCTGTGGCTGCTGATGCGGCCGCGCGCGCGCATGGCGGCGCTGATGCCCGCACCCCGCTGGCAGGTGCTGGCAGCAGCGGCGACCGCGCTGTGGTGCGCGGCGCTGGCGATCTTTTCGCCCGGATCGTCGGAGGCGCTGGCCGTCCAGATGATCCGCGACGGCGCGATGCTGGGCTGGCTTGCGGCGACATTCTGGTCATCGCGCGCGCCGATGCCGCGCCCGCTCCGCCTGATCCTGCGTATGCTCGCGACGATTTGCCTGCTCGCCTTCCTGCTCGGCGCGGCGGCGCACCTGCGCGCAGGAACCGCCGCCGCGCCGTGGATGAAACCGACGCTGACCTTCACCGCGATGATCGTGGCGATCGGCGGACTCCTGATCCTCGACGGCGGCGTCCGCCGCGCGAGCGGCGGGCTGCGGATGCCGGTGATGGCGGTCGCGGGCGGTTTCGCCATGCTCTGGGCCTATGAACTCAACGTCCAGCTGATCGGCGCCCTGACCGGAGAGAAAGCCTCGACGCTGATCGCGCTGTTGCCTGCGGTCGCCCTGCTGACCGTGCCGATCCACGTCGTTGCCGCGATGGACATCGGCCGCGAGCGGATGCGGCTGTCGCGCACGGCGGCGACGCGGTCGCTGATCCTGCTGGGCGCTGCCACCTATCTCATCCTGATCGCGCTGACCGGCGCGATCGCGCGCGCGGTCGGCAGCGATTATGCCGAGCTGGCGCAGGCAATTTCACTCGTCGTCGCGCTCGGCGCCGGCGGGCTCATGCTCGCCTCTTCGCGCGCACGGGCATGGCTGTCGGTGATGATCTCCAAGCATTTCTTCGAGCATCGCTACGACTATCGCGCCGAATGGATGCGGTTCACCGCGACGCTGGCGCAAGGGGACGGCGACGATGATCGCAACCTATACCGGCGCGTCGCGAAGGCGCTCGCGCAATTGACGGGCAGCCCGGGCGCCTTGCTGATGCTGCCCGCCGCCTCGGGCGGTTTCCGCGTCGCCGAGCAATGGCATTGGCCCGGCGGCGTGAGCGAAGACGCCAGCCTGTCGCTGCGTTCGGCCTTCATGCTTCAGGAAACGCAGCATATCGTCGACCTCGACGCCGAGCGCCGGGGCGCGCCGGGCGACAAGGCGGAGGGCGAGGATCTCGCGATCCCCGAGTGGCTGATCGCCGACACGCGCGCCTGGGTCGTGGTGCCGGTCCTCCATTTCCAGCGCATGATCGCGATCGCCGTCCTGCACCGTCCGCCGGCGTCGCGGGCGCTCGACTGGGAGGATCTCGACGTGCTGCGCATCGCGGGACAGCAGGCGGCGAGCTATCTGGCCGAATCGCAGAGCCAGCGCGCGCTGTCCGAGGCGCGGCGGTTCGATGAATTCAACCGCCGCTTTGCCTTCATCATGCACGACATCAAGAATCTGGCGAGCCAGCTGTCGCTGCTCGCGCGCAATGCCGAGCGCCATGCCGACAAGCCCGAATTCCGCGCCGACATGACGCAGACGCTGAAGATTTCGGCCGGGCGGCTCAGCGACCTGCTCGTTCGCCTGTCGCCGCGCGAACGCGGGCCCGCGGCCGAGCCCGGCCGCACGCTGGTCGAGCCGGTACTGAACGAGGTCGCGGCCGAAATGCGCCCGCGCCGCGCGCTGTTCGTCGGCTGCCAGGCCGGATTGTCGGCGTGGGCGGAGGCAGGCGCGATCCGCCAGATCGTCCAGCATCTGGTGTCCAACGCGATCGACGCGTCGGCGCCCGAGACGCCGGTTCAGGTCGTTGCGGTCGCCGAACAGGGGCGCGTTCGTATCGACGTGATCGACCAGGGCTGCGGCATGACGCACGCGTTCATCCGCGACGAGCTGTTCAAGCCGTTCGTGTCGACGAAGGATTCGGGTTTCGGGCTCGGCGCGTTCGAGGCGCTGCAGATCGCGCAGGCGATGGGCGGCGCGATCGAAGTGGCGAGCGAACCGGGCAAGGGCAGCAATTTCACGCTGTGGCTGCCGCTCGCCGATGCGCACGGCGAGGCCGCGGACAATGCACGGATCATGAAAGCGGGAATGAAATGA
- the prsR gene encoding PEP-CTERM-box response regulator transcription factor: protein MNEGGTGLRTLLVVEDDAGLQAQLKWAYEDYRVLVAGDHDAAIEMLRADEPDVVTLDLGLPPDPDGTREGFRTLKTILEVKPDTKVIVVSGHGERASALSAIANGAWDFYQKPIDIDELGLIVARAFHVRELEVENARLAERGAGDNHVLGGMITGAPEMLKVARTIERVANLDVSVMLLGASGTGKELLARGLHEASARRDGAFVAINCAAIPENLLESELFGHEKGAFTGAVKTTEGKIELAHGGTLFLDEVGDIPLPLQVKLLRFLQERTIERIGGRKAIPVDTRIVCATHRDLDAMIAQQSFRDDLYYRLAEMVVKIPPLAERPGDAVLLARHFLHQYAPEMNPGVRGFAPDALQAIDEGRWPGNVRELENRIKRAVIMADGKLVMREDLDMAGGDDRDGEEAWLNLRSAREAADRVAIRRAMTQSEGNISLAAKLLGISRPTLYDLLKQYRMQG, encoded by the coding sequence ATGAACGAGGGCGGGACCGGTTTGCGCACATTGCTGGTGGTCGAGGATGACGCCGGGCTGCAGGCGCAGCTCAAATGGGCCTATGAGGATTATCGGGTGCTGGTCGCGGGCGATCACGACGCCGCGATCGAGATGCTGCGCGCCGACGAGCCCGATGTGGTGACGCTCGACCTTGGCCTGCCGCCCGATCCCGACGGCACGCGCGAGGGATTCCGGACGCTGAAAACGATCCTCGAGGTCAAGCCCGACACCAAGGTGATCGTCGTATCGGGGCATGGCGAGCGGGCGAGCGCGCTGAGCGCGATCGCGAACGGCGCGTGGGATTTCTATCAGAAGCCGATCGACATCGACGAACTGGGACTGATCGTCGCGCGCGCCTTCCATGTGCGCGAGCTGGAGGTCGAGAATGCGCGGCTCGCCGAACGCGGCGCGGGCGACAATCATGTGCTCGGCGGGATGATCACCGGCGCGCCCGAGATGCTGAAGGTCGCGCGCACGATCGAGCGCGTCGCGAACCTCGACGTGTCGGTCATGCTGCTCGGCGCGAGCGGCACCGGCAAGGAATTGCTCGCGCGCGGATTGCACGAGGCCAGCGCGCGGCGTGACGGCGCGTTCGTCGCGATCAACTGCGCCGCGATCCCCGAAAATCTGCTCGAAAGCGAATTGTTCGGGCACGAAAAGGGCGCGTTCACCGGCGCGGTCAAGACGACCGAGGGCAAGATCGAGCTCGCGCATGGCGGCACGTTGTTCCTCGACGAAGTCGGCGACATTCCGCTTCCGCTGCAGGTCAAGCTGTTGCGATTCCTGCAGGAACGGACGATCGAGCGCATCGGCGGACGCAAGGCGATTCCCGTCGATACGCGAATCGTCTGCGCGACGCACCGCGACCTCGACGCGATGATCGCGCAGCAGAGCTTTCGCGACGATCTTTATTACCGGCTCGCCGAAATGGTGGTGAAGATCCCGCCGCTCGCCGAGCGGCCCGGCGACGCGGTTCTGCTCGCGCGGCATTTCCTCCACCAATATGCGCCCGAGATGAATCCCGGCGTGCGGGGCTTCGCCCCCGACGCGCTGCAGGCGATCGACGAGGGACGCTGGCCCGGTAATGTCCGCGAGCTTGAAAACCGCATCAAGCGCGCCGTAATCATGGCCGACGGCAAGCTGGTGATGCGCGAGGATCTCGATATGGCGGGGGGCGACGATCGCGACGGTGAAGAGGCGTGGCTCAACCTGCGCAGCGCGCGCGAGGCCGCCGACCGCGTCGCGATCCGCCGCGCGATGACGCAAAGCGAGGGCAATATCTCGCTCGCGGCGAAATTGCTCGGGATCAGCCGGCCGACGCTCTACGACCTGCTCAAACAATATCGGATGCAGGGCTGA
- a CDS encoding tetratricopeptide repeat protein — protein MDFRRVWTGAPFVAALLLAGCGDGGPATPRQAGEQHRAALQAAIADDPDDIARRVALARVAIRLGDGVGAEAAVKGALGAGANDAALRPLLARAYAMQGEGARALDTLEGGPVIPEMMGEAAWVAGDVHLANGDLAAAREAYDRAVHELPRSSALWVDVARFREANADTLGARDAVDYAIELDKANSAALAFKANLVRGEEGLEASLGWYAEALVANPDNADALIDQAATLGDLGRYRDMLAALRHAAAIVPRDPRLYYLQAVLAARVGKYALARSLLQRTRGELDEQPSFMLLSAIVELELGGEAVAANWADRLLAEQPHNFTARRILAAAEWADGDADAAREALLPLTRRPDADSWSLILASRAAAELGRDMESADYLGRAAALSPGEAIPFAIDDDYGLVAMAADAAPLDPAKAIPAIAVDLASGNSARAIGRAMQLRDANRGVADAHILLGDAALAGGRFDLAVEAYRAARAIDAGERTTLRLANALYRAGDVAGSGAAILALRDGQPSSIAADRLAGHLAMDLRHWDRAIGHFDRVRRRIGDRDAVILRELARAWAAKGDDARALLLIDRAYRLQPLNAGIMEFYAGLLEKRGKAQAAADLRDKAAQIGR, from the coding sequence ATGGACTTTCGCCGCGTCTGGACCGGTGCGCCGTTCGTGGCGGCGCTGCTGCTCGCGGGGTGCGGCGATGGCGGACCGGCCACGCCGCGCCAGGCCGGTGAACAGCACCGCGCGGCACTGCAGGCGGCGATTGCCGACGATCCGGACGACATAGCGCGGCGCGTCGCGCTGGCGCGGGTGGCGATCCGGCTCGGCGACGGGGTCGGAGCCGAAGCGGCGGTCAAGGGCGCGCTCGGTGCCGGCGCCAACGATGCGGCGCTGCGGCCCCTGCTCGCCCGCGCCTACGCGATGCAGGGCGAAGGCGCACGCGCGCTCGATACGCTGGAAGGCGGGCCGGTCATTCCCGAAATGATGGGCGAAGCGGCGTGGGTCGCGGGCGATGTCCATCTTGCGAACGGCGACCTCGCCGCAGCGCGCGAGGCCTATGACCGGGCCGTGCACGAATTGCCGCGCAGCTCGGCCTTGTGGGTCGATGTCGCGCGCTTTCGCGAGGCCAACGCCGACACGCTCGGCGCCCGCGACGCGGTCGATTATGCGATCGAACTCGACAAGGCGAACAGCGCGGCGCTGGCGTTCAAGGCGAATCTCGTGCGCGGCGAAGAGGGACTCGAAGCGTCGCTTGGCTGGTATGCGGAAGCGCTCGTCGCCAACCCCGACAATGCGGACGCGCTCATCGACCAGGCCGCGACGCTCGGCGACCTCGGCCGGTATCGCGACATGCTGGCGGCGCTGCGCCATGCGGCAGCGATCGTGCCGCGCGATCCGCGCCTCTATTATCTGCAGGCGGTGCTCGCGGCGCGCGTGGGCAAATATGCGCTGGCCCGCAGCCTGCTCCAGCGCACGCGCGGCGAACTCGACGAACAGCCGTCCTTCATGCTGCTGAGCGCTATCGTCGAGCTCGAACTGGGCGGCGAGGCGGTCGCGGCAAACTGGGCGGACCGCTTGCTCGCCGAGCAGCCGCATAATTTCACCGCGCGGCGCATCCTTGCCGCCGCCGAATGGGCCGATGGCGATGCCGACGCCGCGCGCGAGGCGCTGCTGCCGCTCACCCGCCGTCCCGACGCCGACAGCTGGTCGCTGATCCTGGCATCGCGCGCGGCGGCGGAGCTGGGGCGCGATATGGAATCGGCGGATTATCTGGGGCGCGCCGCGGCGCTCAGTCCCGGCGAAGCCATTCCCTTCGCTATCGACGATGATTACGGGCTGGTCGCGATGGCGGCCGATGCCGCCCCGCTCGACCCGGCCAAGGCGATCCCGGCGATCGCGGTCGACCTGGCGAGCGGTAATAGCGCGCGGGCGATCGGGCGCGCGATGCAGCTGCGCGACGCGAACCGCGGCGTCGCCGACGCGCATATCCTGCTCGGCGACGCGGCGCTGGCGGGCGGGCGGTTCGACCTGGCGGTCGAGGCCTATCGCGCCGCGCGCGCCATCGATGCCGGCGAGCGCACCACGCTACGCCTCGCCAACGCGCTGTATCGCGCGGGCGATGTCGCGGGATCGGGCGCCGCGATCCTGGCGCTGCGCGACGGGCAGCCGTCGAGCATCGCCGCCGACCGGTTGGCGGGGCACCTCGCGATGGACCTTCGGCATTGGGACCGGGCGATCGGTCATTTCGACCGCGTGCGCCGGCGGATCGGCGACCGCGACGCGGTGATCCTGCGCGAACTGGCGCGCGCCTGGGCGGCGAAGGGCGACGATGCGCGCGCGTTGCTGCTGATCGACCGTGCCTATCGGTTGCAGCCGCTCAACGCCGGGATCATGGAATTTTACGCGGGATTGCTGGAAAAGCGCGGGAAAGCGCAGGCCGCGGCGGACCTTCGCGACAAGGCGGCGCAGATCGGGCGCTAG